The following nucleotide sequence is from Fructobacillus americanaquae.
GGACCAGTTTCATCAGAACGAACGGCTGCTAAGCCAGGCTGATTTTGCACACCCTTTGGCAAGTCCACGAGGGCCAAGTCGGCACTTTCGGCTAACCAAACGAGGACTCGTGCTTGCCAAAAGATACCGCCTTGCTTTTTAGCCGCCTCCAAAACTTTTTGAAACTTTTTCTCGTCCAGATAATCTCGTGGCGCATAGAGTTTTGCAATCGACAAGTTGGCTCCAGGTAGCCGATCCTGCAATTCTGCTAAAATGGTCTCCTGGTGGTTCAAGAGCGTAATGTCGTGAGCCAGTAGGTAGGCCGCTTGTTGGCGATTTTGATAAAAGAGTGGCAATAGATACGACAACGTTTTCCGAACTTCTGGTGGTGTTGTTAACTGCCAAACCGCTCGTTTCCGCTGCTGCAAAAAGTGCTGCACCTGGTCCATCACCTGACTCTGGTCTTTTTCGACCGCAAAACTAGGCCCTAAAGCGGCAGCTTTATCAGAAAGCGTCTTGGGATAAAGCAAGTTGCCAGCCGGTTTGTTCCGGTTGGTAACTTTTTGGTGACCGGACTGGCGGCCCAAGTTCTCTATGCGTTCGGCTAAAAATTCCGGAGCCGAGGACCGGTCCTTCATGGCCATAGCCAAGAAATCCTGGCTTTGACGCAACAGGTTCCAATCCACACTCAAAAGTTCCTTCTTCGTCTTGTCAGGTAGGCCCTGCGCCTTGTGCCAAAGCGAGAGCATCAGATACGCCGTAGCCTCTGCATCAGCGTTGGCTCGGTGAGCCTGAACAAGAGGCAAATCGAGGTACTTTGTCAAATCAGACAAGCGATAGCCTGGGGCCGTTGGGTAAAGAATTTGGGCTAGTTGAACAGTATCGATTGCCATTAGGTCCAGTTCAGGCAAACCAACCCGGGCAAATTCGGCATTCAAATAAGGGTAATCAAAGTTCACGTTATGGGCAACAAAAACCTGATCCTTTAATAACCCGCGCAAAGAGGGAGCAAGTTCCTCAAAGAAGGGTGCATCCCGCACATCTTTTTGGCTGATATGGGTTAATTGTTGAATTTTTTTATCGATTGTTTGTCCTGGATTCACGAATGAATCGAAGTGTTCGACAATCTTTTTATTTTTTACAAAGGTCATCCCGATTTGAATAATCCGCCCTCCTTTTTCAACGGAGGGGTTAGTGGTTTCCAAATCGACAATCACAAAGGCGGCTGATTTTTTCATCAGGACTCCTTTCTCATCTCGAGACCAAGACATAATTGGGCCCAAAACTGTCTTTTTTAGACCTAAATTTCATTTTGCTCTAGTAGTTATTTTACACTACTTAGCCCAGTGCGGTACAATATTAGCAGTAATTGGAGTCTTTTATATGGAAAAAAATCATGCCGGCTTTGGCCACTCACACGCCAAAGCCATTCTCATCGGCGACCATGCCGTTGTTTACCAACAACCGGCCGTTGCCATCCCCCTGTTAAATCTCGAAGTGACCGCCAGTGTGCAAGCGATTGCTAGCGGTCAAACGGTTATTTTAGGTGACCAAGCCTTTGACATTGCCAACCTTGGTGCTGATTTAGAAGGCTTACGCCAGTTAATAGTTGCCTTACTGGCCAACCTCGTCGAACCTGACCAGCCCTTCTTATTAGAGGTGCAATCACTCATCCCCCAAGAGCGGGGCTTTGGTGCTTCAGCCGCCCTGGCAACTGCCATTACCCGGGCCTTCTTTGATTGGACCGGGCAAGGCTTGAGCCAGGACCAACTGAATTTTTATACGAATTTAGCTGAAAGTATTTCCCACGGTTCACCTTCCGGCATTGATGCGGCCACAGTCTCGGCCGTTGAGCCCGTCTGGTTTCATCAGCAACAAATCGATTCCTTCCAAACAAACTTGGAAGCAACCCTTGTCCTTGCAGACACTGGCGTTCGTGGTCAAACTGTTCGAGCCGTTAATATCGTTAAGGACCAGCTCAAGAAAAATTATGAACCAACCTGGGGAGCCATTAACCATCTCGGACAGCTAGCTTTCTTGGTTAAAGAAGCTTTGGCCAATAACGATCCCAAAACTTTGGGCCAGCTCTTTACCGACGCCCACAAGGACCTACAAACCCTTCAAGTTTCACACCCCAAGCTCGATACCCTCGTCAATGCCGCACTAGCGGCAGACGCACTGGGTGCCAAATTAACCGGGTCTGGCATTGGTGGGGCCATGTTTGCTCTGGCAAAAAATAACGACCATGCACAAAAAATTGCGACCGCTCTCAAGCGGGCTGGTGCCAAGGAAACTTGGATTCAACCGCTGTCAGCAGCCCATTAAAAATCAGATTAAGGTCCCTCCTTGCTCAACTGCGTTTTTTCAAAACAAATAAGCACGGACCGTTTTTTAACTACTGATAAACCACTAATAAATTTAAATTTTACCAAGGAAAGCACTGTGACCGATAAAACAACTACTGCCAAAGCGCACACCAATATTGCTCTCATCAAATACTGGGGCAAAAAAGATAAGATACTCAACCTACCAACCACCTCATCATTGTCATTAACCCTGGATGAATTTTACACTGAGACCATGGTTACGGCCGGTAAAGAAGATACGTTGTTGATTAACAACATGATGCAGGACCCAACTCGGATCCACAACTTTCTCGACTTTTTACGTGAGGAAATTGAGGACTTTGGTCCCCTCACGGTTGTTTCCAAGAATACTGTTCCGACAGCTGCAGGTCTCGCCTCTTCGGCTTCATCCTTTGCAGCCTTGACAGCCGCCGTCGCTCGTTACCAAAACTGGGATTTGTCCTTAACTGACCTATCTCGCCTGGCGCGCCGTGGGTCTGGCTCAGCAACCCGGTCATTTTTCCCTGGTTTTGCCGTCTGGCACGAAGGACATGATAACCAGTCTTCTTTTGCCGAGGCATTACCGGCAACTGATTTACCAATTGCCCTGGTGGTTTGTGAAATCGCCGGAACTGTCAAAAAAGTTTCTTCTTCTGACGGCATGCTGCGGGCGATGACTTCACCCAAGTACTCAGAATGGGTTGAACAATCACATGTCCAATTTACGGCCATGCAGGAAGCCATTGCCAATCAGGATTTGCACAAAATTGGCGAACTAGCCGAAGAAAACGCCTTAGCCATGCATGAGTTAAATATTACGGCGACTGACCGGCGCTTCACTTACTTTAACCAAATGACTCTCGATGTTTTGGACTTCGTTAAGGCACTCCGGGCTGAAGGCTTCCTGGCCTATGCCACAATTGATGCCGGACCAAACGTTAAGATCATTACCAACCAAAATCAGGCTGAAACCATCAAAGACAAGCTTCAAGAAAAATTCCGCAAGTTGCGCCTCCAAATCGCAACACCGGGTCCGGGCATTAGCTTTGAAGACTAGAGGACGTCCACTATGAAAACAACCACCGTCAAAATTCCCGGCAAGCTTTTTTTAGCCGGCGAATATGCTGTCACCGAACCCGGTCAACCGGCTCTTTTGGCTGCTATTGACCGTGGTTTAACCATTCATGTCGCAGAAACCGACCGCCTCATGCCGGGTTCCTTGGTTGTTCAATCGGACGCCCTGCCAGAACCACTCGTTTTGACCTGGGCTGCCTTAGCTGAACTGACAAAGGAAACAAATAGCTCATTTTTGGGGGCTTGGTCCTTTGTCAAGGCGGCTTTGGTCCTTTTCTACCAAGAGCACCTAGACCTTAAACTCACCAAGCAACCTGGTTTATCGTTGACCATTTCCTCGCAAATGGCGGTTGACCACAATAAGCTTGGTTTAGGTTCATCTGCTGCCGTTTCGGTCGCAATCTTCAAGGGCTTGGTCGCTTACTTTAATCAAGAAGACAGCCTACAAGCAGTTTTCCGCCAAGCAGCCTTCGCCCACTACTTTATTCAAGGTTCAGGTTCCCTTGGCGATTTAGCATCGGCTACTTTTACCGGTGTGATTTTCTATCAGGCTCCTGACTGGCTGAAGCAAGTGGAAGCAAAGACCCTCACCCTAGCTGATTTTTCCAAGCTCGACTGGTCGAAGCTCGCTATTAAGCCGCTTCCTTGGCCCCAAAATTGGCAAATTGGCATCGTTGCCACTTTCCAACCCGCTTCAACAAAAAAAGCGCTCGCCAAGGGCTTTTGGCAGACTGACTTTGCCCGTCAATCAAAAGAAGCTGTGACTCAGGCAGCCCTCGCGATTGAAAACCACGATTACCATGGTTTGCTACAAGGGCTCAAGAACAATCAGGACCTCTTGAAAAAGGTCTTGCCAACCGGCTACCTGACCCCTGCCCTTCGTCAATTTTTAACGCTCTTAGGACAAAGGAGCCTCGCCGGTAAGGTCTCTGGTGCCGGCTATGGCGACAATGGCTTTGTCATCTTTGAGAATGAAACTCAAGGACATGGTTTTCAACAAGCTAGCCAAGGAACCACCCTCCACCTTCTCTTACCAGCACTCTGGCAAGATTCCGTGTTACTGTGAAAGATTTTTAAGATGGCCACTACTCATTCAAACCGTAAAAACGAACACCTGTCGCTTGCAACCAAGTTTTGGCGAGACCAGGAAAACCCAGTAATCGGACCTGGCTTTGACGCTGTCCGTTGGGTTCCAGGACCCCTGAAAAACAGCGCGGTCGCTGACGTTCAAACAACCACTCAGATCCTCGGCGCAGACTTTACCTGGCCCTTTTATATTGAGGCCATGACTGGCGGATCTTCTGCTAGTACCAAGGTTAATGCTGATTTAGCCACCGTTGCCCAAAAAACGGGCTTAGCGATGGCAGTCGGTTCCCAATCCGTGGCCTTAAAGGATAGCAGTCAAGTTGAATCCTACCGGGTTGTTCGGCAAAATCATCCCGAAGGCTTTTTAATTGCCAACCTCGGCGCTGACCACCCCATTCAAAACGTCCAAGCGGCGATAGACATGATTGATGCCAATGCCATCGAGCTCCATGTCAATTTAGGCCAAGAATTGGCCATGGCGGAAGGTGACCGACGCTTTTACTGGATCGATAATTTGGCTACCGTGATTGCTAAATCGTCCGTACCCGTCATCATCAAGGAAGTTGGTTTTGGCATGGGCCCAGACCTCCTGAAACAGCTCTCAGCCCTCAAACCAGCGGCCATTAACGTCGGTGGTGCTAATGGAACAAATTTTGCCCAAATCGAGCAACGCCGTGACCGGCAAAATGAGAACCCTTTAGATCTGAGTCCCTTCGGGCTCAGCACGGTTGAATCACTCTTGGCGGGGCAAAAGGCAGCGATTAATTCACCGTTAATTGCCACAGGTGGAATTCAGACCATTAACGATGTTGTCACCGCCCTGATTTTAGGAGCAAAAACAACCTCATCTGCCGGTCACTTCCTGCAAGTCTTAATGACGGAGAGCCCCTCAGCCTTACAAAAAGAAATCACGAACTGGCAACAGGCCTTACCAGAACTAATGACCCTCTTGGGCGCCAAGACTGTTGCTGATCTCAGTCAAGTTCCACGGCTGTATCGAGCAGACCTACAAAATTTCTCTGACCAGCTTTAACAAAGCCAAACATCCTATTTTCAAGTAAAAAAGAAGTTAGCCGCAATATTTTTCGACTAACTTCTTTTTAATTTCATTATCTATTATGAACAGGCTACCTAACTAATCTTAATTGCTAAATCGGCTAAAATTTGAGAATAGCGAAAACTGTTCAAACGGACCGTTTAGATAACCCTGGTAGTTTTTCTCGTTAGTTTTAATTTTATTCCTGCACTGGACCCAGATAGCCCATCACTGGTACAATTCGAACAAAAAAGCCCCACCAATAATGGCAGAGCAACTCAGTTATTGCTTTTGTGTGACCAAATCTAGCAAGCGCAAAACATCTGCTTGATTAACCAAGCGATGTTCGGCCACGTTATAAAACATTGGTTGATAACGAGCAATCTGTTGTAAATCATGCTGGTTGGTCGTGCTATATTGCACATCACAGGCATCTTCAATTCCAGCCAACGCTGGGAAATTAGCTGCACTCATAATCGATCCCATCACAGTATCGGCTGATTCATATTGCAAGGCCTCCAGATACTTTAAAACTTCCATTGAACCCCCTTCAGCCGTTATGCTTATTGAACGGGCTTATTCAGATATTCTTCAACATCGTCCCAGTGAGAAACTTCGTCCTTTACGCCAGTTGCTTCACTACCCTTATGCCAAGCAAAGTTTTGGTACCAGATACTGTGCTTTTCTTGGTTCAATGCCTTAATTTCAGCCATTTCATCAGGTGACAAAGCAAAGTCATCAATTTGACTGTTGGCAATAATCCGCTCTTCGTGGGCAGACTTTGGAATCGTGATGGCCCCCATTTGGTAGTCAAAACGTAAAATCACCTGAGCAACTGATTGGGCATGGGCTTGCGCAATCTTTTCGACAACTGGGTTTGCGAGTGCTTCACCACCACCCAATGGTCCCCAGGCTTCCATTGCCATCCCGATTCCGTTCATATAGGTGAAGAGTGATTCTTCTTGAACCAATGGGTTAAATTCCATTTGGTTGACTTGTGGCATCACGGTACCGGCTTCCAACAATTCCTGAATTTTTTCTTCGTTAAAGTTTGAAATTCCAATGGCACGAACTTTGCCTTCACGGTAAAGCTTTTCAACAGCGTGCCAAGTGTCGACATACTTGCCATCAACCGGCCAGTGAATCAACAATAGGTCCAAGTAAGTTAAACGCAATTGCTTCAATTGCTCTTCAAAGACTTTCAAAGTACTTTCATAGCCTTGGTCACCGTTAAAGACCTTGGTGGTAATAAACAAGTCCTTACGATTCAAACGGTTGTCCTTCAAGGCCTGTTGAATCCCATAACCAACACCTGCTTGGTTACCGTACTGCTTAGCTGTATCAATCAGCCGGTAACCATTTTTAATTGCTACCTGGACGGAATCGGCGGCCTCCTTATTAGAAGAATTCCAAACACCGAGACCAAAAACCGGCATTTCAACACCGTTAGCGAGCTTCGTTGTTTCTTGCAAAATTGACTTTTCCATTGAACAAATCCCCTCTTTTTTTACTTTTGTAACTACCCTTAGTGTAAATCAAAACCACCTCCAGTTTCAAACCGAAGTCAGTAATTCTGACTGCATTCTGCGCAGATGAAGTCTTTTCAATCCAATTCAGCTATGATCATCATTACCAAAGAAGTGGCTGCTTCAATAATCATTTCCCTCACAAAACTGTAAAACGGTAACTGGCTAATTTTTTGACTACCAATGTTTTGGATTCGATCAATTACCGTAATAATCACTTTAAAATCAGCATTCCAAGGGGAATAGTATCATGATAATTTCCGTAACGGATACCTGGCTGTTCCTTTTTCAAGAATGTGCATCAACAGTTGGCCCACCATCAACACCCCCCACTTTGAACAGGACAGTCACACCTTCACTCGTTTCTGATCCTGATGTCATATCATCAACATCAATTCAAAGGATTTTTTATTAAAAAAGTCCATTATTTAATGACCGAGTGTCCAACCGCCATCGAGCGTCACAACCGTGCCATTCATATAACTCGCTTGTGGGCTGGTTAGGTATAGGGTCAAATCAGCGACTTCCTGAGGGTCTGCCCAGCGCTGTGCTGGCGTCTGTTTGGCGACCTCTTGTGCTATCTTTCCCTCACCGGCAAAATCAGCTGCATTCATCGCAGTTTTAATCGCACCTGGAGCAATGGCATTCGCCCTGATGCCGTCTTTGGCATAATCAAAGGCCACCTGCTTCGTTAAACCAATCAGGGCATGTTTTGCCATGGTGTAAGCAGCCCCGCCGCCACCAGCCTGCAGACCGGCAATGGATGCCATATAAACCAAGATACCATGCCCTTGACGAATCATCTTTGGTAAAACAGCTTGTGTTAAAGCAATGGCCGGCTGCAGATTAATTGAAAGAACTTGATCAATGGTTGCTTGGTCTTGATTTAGCAGTGGTTGAAAGCCATCCAAGACGCCGGCCGTATTCAAGAAGATATCAAAGGCTTCTACCCGCGCTGAAAGCTGATTTACCAAAGCGTCCAGTTCCTCTTTCTGGCCTAAATCCGCCTGAATTTTGGTTAACCGGTCTGACTCATAATCAATTTCTTGCACATCGACCGCCACAACTTCGGCACCAGCAGCTAAATAGGTCTTCATTTGGCAAAAACCGATGCCAGAAGCGGCACCGGTTAGGAATACTTTTTGATTGTGATAATTTTGTTCAATCATTATTTCTTTAAATTAACGACCTTTGACAAGGCGTAGATGACAATTCCACCAACAACCAAGGAAACTAACTCGCCCGGAACTAATGAAACATAGTAAGAGAGCCAGTTAGTCAGTAATGAAGCTGATGAGTGATCCGGAGCGAAGGCCCCGTGTGCCTGAATGGCAAAGGCAAACGTAAATTCTGCCGCCAAAATCCCCATTCCAATCGTCAAAACAACAATCGTTGAGATAATAATTTTGACCAATGGCTTTTGTACCTGACGAGTTAGCAAGTAAGTCAACCCGGTCATAATCACTGTCCCCAATGTTCCAAAGACCCAATCAATCCAGCCCAAAGGTGAAACCAGATTGGCAATCAAAACCCCTAAGCCAAGGGCAACAACATAGCGTTTATTCCAAGCTGCTAAATGGTTCAGCCCTTCGGATAAACGTAATTGGACAGGACCAAAGCCGATGGGGGCGACTAGCATTGTGATTGCCGCATAAAGGGCAGCCACAACGGCAGTTAGTGTGAGGCTTAACGCTTTGGAAGTTGATTTTTGGTTAAATTCGTTCATATTGTACTCCTAGTTTTGTTCAAGCGGGATG
It contains:
- a CDS encoding QueT transporter family protein: MNEFNQKSTSKALSLTLTAVVAALYAAITMLVAPIGFGPVQLRLSEGLNHLAAWNKRYVVALGLGVLIANLVSPLGWIDWVFGTLGTVIMTGLTYLLTRQVQKPLVKIIISTIVVLTIGMGILAAEFTFAFAIQAHGAFAPDHSSASLLTNWLSYYVSLVPGELVSLVVGGIVIYALSKVVNLKK
- a CDS encoding exonuclease domain-containing protein, with translation MKKSAAFVIVDLETTNPSVEKGGRIIQIGMTFVKNKKIVEHFDSFVNPGQTIDKKIQQLTHISQKDVRDAPFFEELAPSLRGLLKDQVFVAHNVNFDYPYLNAEFARVGLPELDLMAIDTVQLAQILYPTAPGYRLSDLTKYLDLPLVQAHRANADAEATAYLMLSLWHKAQGLPDKTKKELLSVDWNLLRQSQDFLAMAMKDRSSAPEFLAERIENLGRQSGHQKVTNRNKPAGNLLYPKTLSDKAAALGPSFAVEKDQSQVMDQVQHFLQQRKRAVWQLTTPPEVRKTLSYLLPLFYQNRQQAAYLLAHDITLLNHQETILAELQDRLPGANLSIAKLYAPRDYLDEKKFQKVLEAAKKQGGIFWQARVLVWLAESADLALVDLPKGVQNQPGLAAVRSDETGPAFVKAFDKAARANVVLLTFAAFFATSENLERASQYQDRPVAILEKPIALLTAIQEGFGLTLPLSFYQDQVARLADLAASLPKKTQGQWKVALHNWEEASNKIDGQAEEIGLVKTGKAVLNRLLDLVDLAAEANFHHKLTQADLTAKLAKLSWLSAHQEYLAHISWHLQKEPAVQNLIFEVKNDLLYQKYFLKQVDKVLVVSSYLPDDLATFLAQTPGALLPEKSEFEGTTDNQLTTVLTTSRNEDQQIGQLILAKVQHIVLIVEDHAALKHWYYKLSDRYGDDYVVYAQDLSSPLIKAVRQSSQEARSILIVLPEYLSAIWQQSLQVPAVAVISQAHRWVDVTTLTPLLIALQKQEKSVLLASFNQDQVKALSDRLATVNSRYKRVKANFYQKNLS
- a CDS encoding aldo/keto reductase; the encoded protein is MEKSILQETTKLANGVEMPVFGLGVWNSSNKEAADSVQVAIKNGYRLIDTAKQYGNQAGVGYGIQQALKDNRLNRKDLFITTKVFNGDQGYESTLKVFEEQLKQLRLTYLDLLLIHWPVDGKYVDTWHAVEKLYREGKVRAIGISNFNEEKIQELLEAGTVMPQVNQMEFNPLVQEESLFTYMNGIGMAMEAWGPLGGGEALANPVVEKIAQAHAQSVAQVILRFDYQMGAITIPKSAHEERIIANSQIDDFALSPDEMAEIKALNQEKHSIWYQNFAWHKGSEATGVKDEVSHWDDVEEYLNKPVQ
- a CDS encoding phosphomevalonate kinase, which encodes MKTTTVKIPGKLFLAGEYAVTEPGQPALLAAIDRGLTIHVAETDRLMPGSLVVQSDALPEPLVLTWAALAELTKETNSSFLGAWSFVKAALVLFYQEHLDLKLTKQPGLSLTISSQMAVDHNKLGLGSSAAVSVAIFKGLVAYFNQEDSLQAVFRQAAFAHYFIQGSGSLGDLASATFTGVIFYQAPDWLKQVEAKTLTLADFSKLDWSKLAIKPLPWPQNWQIGIVATFQPASTKKALAKGFWQTDFARQSKEAVTQAALAIENHDYHGLLQGLKNNQDLLKKVLPTGYLTPALRQFLTLLGQRSLAGKVSGAGYGDNGFVIFENETQGHGFQQASQGTTLHLLLPALWQDSVLL
- a CDS encoding 3-oxoacyl-ACP reductase, with the protein product MIEQNYHNQKVFLTGAASGIGFCQMKTYLAAGAEVVAVDVQEIDYESDRLTKIQADLGQKEELDALVNQLSARVEAFDIFLNTAGVLDGFQPLLNQDQATIDQVLSINLQPAIALTQAVLPKMIRQGHGILVYMASIAGLQAGGGGAAYTMAKHALIGLTKQVAFDYAKDGIRANAIAPGAIKTAMNAADFAGEGKIAQEVAKQTPAQRWADPQEVADLTLYLTSPQASYMNGTVVTLDGGWTLGH
- the mvk gene encoding mevalonate kinase, which codes for MEKNHAGFGHSHAKAILIGDHAVVYQQPAVAIPLLNLEVTASVQAIASGQTVILGDQAFDIANLGADLEGLRQLIVALLANLVEPDQPFLLEVQSLIPQERGFGASAALATAITRAFFDWTGQGLSQDQLNFYTNLAESISHGSPSGIDAATVSAVEPVWFHQQQIDSFQTNLEATLVLADTGVRGQTVRAVNIVKDQLKKNYEPTWGAINHLGQLAFLVKEALANNDPKTLGQLFTDAHKDLQTLQVSHPKLDTLVNAALAADALGAKLTGSGIGGAMFALAKNNDHAQKIATALKRAGAKETWIQPLSAAH
- the fni gene encoding type 2 isopentenyl-diphosphate Delta-isomerase, producing the protein MATTHSNRKNEHLSLATKFWRDQENPVIGPGFDAVRWVPGPLKNSAVADVQTTTQILGADFTWPFYIEAMTGGSSASTKVNADLATVAQKTGLAMAVGSQSVALKDSSQVESYRVVRQNHPEGFLIANLGADHPIQNVQAAIDMIDANAIELHVNLGQELAMAEGDRRFYWIDNLATVIAKSSVPVIIKEVGFGMGPDLLKQLSALKPAAINVGGANGTNFAQIEQRRDRQNENPLDLSPFGLSTVESLLAGQKAAINSPLIATGGIQTINDVVTALILGAKTTSSAGHFLQVLMTESPSALQKEITNWQQALPELMTLLGAKTVADLSQVPRLYRADLQNFSDQL
- the mvaD gene encoding diphosphomevalonate decarboxylase; translated protein: MTDKTTTAKAHTNIALIKYWGKKDKILNLPTTSSLSLTLDEFYTETMVTAGKEDTLLINNMMQDPTRIHNFLDFLREEIEDFGPLTVVSKNTVPTAAGLASSASSFAALTAAVARYQNWDLSLTDLSRLARRGSGSATRSFFPGFAVWHEGHDNQSSFAEALPATDLPIALVVCEIAGTVKKVSSSDGMLRAMTSPKYSEWVEQSHVQFTAMQEAIANQDLHKIGELAEENALAMHELNITATDRRFTYFNQMTLDVLDFVKALRAEGFLAYATIDAGPNVKIITNQNQAETIKDKLQEKFRKLRLQIATPGPGISFED